In the Candidatus Ozemobacteraceae bacterium genome, one interval contains:
- a CDS encoding glycosyltransferase family 39 protein: MTPTAGGFGMAFLSGALLVLAHLATAVIQRDPWLVREWIETGPAGILPDPWWFPVLVGTSIAAWAAWSWVHSLNAVARRVCGRLSASWGRPAVWLFLLFSLLPQRVMDDNSGYVFLTADNPVWWLVWEMDWARTLLALDLVFRLIDLEPAITGTTADDRGGHPPLGPSMRTLAALSLFSLCVPMLIWHVAMGGVPHVQDEIIQEWHARLLEKGRLTGPETSVRSSFQTAGIGDNGKALFSTYQPAFAYLLFMARRIGAGGLLNPALGVAAFWLLYLILRRSHGEETARTALCIGLVSPFALLMQAGLMNHVFMLFLIVTGAFSLDTAERGHLRTAAVMGGLALGLGWMTRRVDAVAMHLAWLAAWFLFVGSWMKRGVWALVALALSAVVLVMNMRLTSLVAGDSLYIIRHGQTVMHDLAQFELGRHFANLTDNLCGLGVFASGGIIAALAGIGLLRPLARGAAGVVERFFLINAVFIVLGYSVYDYQDFCFGPRYFFSLLPLATIAAALFLTRLWNEGLAHASRRLLAAGVAASVLLTVTQAWAVLGSEFWHINPAFSRFVDGFRGKPRILFVSSPTRQRLDLARHLQNEWRFSGQEIMALLSADFIDTAGLRGFLDRISPPTKELCVKYIEQYQEMNRFRRPERYGINVYEVPRLNTVDPLTQEVVLAIDRGDEANEALLRALPGHEPLLVRRTPDGYVAEPYRQAGVARFDDLLVP; the protein is encoded by the coding sequence GGCCCATCTGGCCACGGCGGTCATCCAGCGCGATCCGTGGCTGGTTCGGGAATGGATCGAGACGGGCCCGGCCGGGATTCTGCCCGATCCGTGGTGGTTTCCGGTTCTTGTCGGGACATCGATCGCGGCCTGGGCCGCATGGTCGTGGGTCCACTCGCTGAACGCCGTCGCTCGAAGGGTCTGCGGCAGGCTGTCGGCGTCATGGGGGAGACCGGCGGTATGGCTGTTCCTGCTGTTCTCGCTTCTGCCGCAGCGCGTCATGGACGACAACAGCGGATACGTTTTCCTGACCGCGGACAACCCCGTCTGGTGGCTCGTCTGGGAGATGGATTGGGCTCGAACCCTGCTTGCCCTCGACCTCGTGTTTCGATTGATCGACCTCGAGCCGGCTATAACGGGCACGACAGCGGATGATCGTGGAGGGCATCCGCCTCTTGGGCCATCCATGCGAACGCTCGCCGCTCTGTCGCTCTTCAGCCTGTGCGTTCCGATGCTCATCTGGCACGTCGCCATGGGCGGGGTTCCTCACGTGCAGGACGAGATCATTCAGGAATGGCATGCGAGACTGCTCGAGAAAGGCCGGTTGACGGGCCCCGAGACGAGCGTCCGGTCGTCGTTTCAGACTGCCGGCATCGGAGACAACGGGAAGGCGCTGTTTTCGACGTATCAGCCGGCGTTCGCGTATCTGCTGTTCATGGCGCGACGGATCGGGGCTGGGGGCCTGCTGAATCCGGCTCTCGGGGTGGCGGCGTTCTGGCTCCTGTATCTGATTCTCAGACGTTCGCACGGCGAGGAGACGGCGCGGACGGCTCTCTGCATCGGGCTCGTTTCGCCGTTTGCCCTGCTCATGCAGGCCGGCCTGATGAACCATGTGTTCATGCTGTTCCTGATCGTCACGGGTGCGTTTTCTCTCGATACGGCTGAACGCGGGCATCTCCGGACGGCGGCCGTCATGGGCGGCCTTGCGCTTGGCCTGGGATGGATGACCAGGCGGGTCGACGCCGTCGCCATGCATCTCGCGTGGCTGGCGGCCTGGTTCTTGTTCGTCGGGTCCTGGATGAAGCGGGGGGTCTGGGCGCTGGTCGCGCTTGCTCTTTCGGCTGTCGTCCTGGTGATGAACATGCGGCTGACCTCCCTGGTCGCCGGCGATTCGTTGTATATCATCCGCCATGGTCAAACGGTCATGCATGACCTCGCGCAGTTCGAACTCGGCAGGCATTTCGCGAATCTCACCGACAACCTGTGCGGCCTGGGTGTTTTCGCTTCTGGCGGCATCATCGCCGCACTCGCCGGAATCGGCCTGCTGCGGCCCTTGGCTCGGGGCGCGGCCGGCGTCGTCGAACGATTCTTCCTGATCAACGCCGTGTTCATCGTTCTCGGATACTCGGTCTACGATTACCAGGATTTCTGTTTCGGTCCGAGATATTTCTTCTCTCTTCTGCCCCTGGCGACAATTGCGGCCGCTCTCTTCCTGACCCGGCTCTGGAATGAAGGACTTGCTCACGCGTCCCGGCGTCTCCTCGCGGCTGGTGTCGCCGCATCGGTTTTGCTCACCGTGACGCAGGCATGGGCGGTTCTCGGAAGCGAATTCTGGCACATCAACCCGGCGTTTTCCCGGTTTGTCGACGGGTTTCGGGGAAAGCCGCGCATTCTGTTCGTCTCCAGTCCGACGCGGCAGCGGCTCGATCTCGCGCGTCACCTGCAGAACGAGTGGCGTTTTTCCGGGCAGGAGATCATGGCGCTCCTTTCCGCCGATTTCATCGATACGGCCGGATTGAGAGGCTTTCTGGACCGCATAAGCCCCCCGACCAAGGAACTGTGCGTGAAATATATCGAACAATATCAAGAGATGAACAGGTTCCGCCGTCCGGAACGGTATGGAATCAACGTGTATGAAGTTCCCCGGCTCAACACCGTCGACCCGCTCACGCAGGAGGTCGTTCTCGCGATCGACCGGGGCGACGAGGCAAACGAGGCTCTTCTCCGGGCCCTTCCCGGGCACGAGCCTCTTCTGGTGCGCAGGACGCCGGACGGCTACGTCGCCGAGCCGTACCGCCAGGCCGGCGTCGCCAGGTTCGACGACCTGCTCGTGCCCTGA